Part of the Fusarium musae strain F31 chromosome 3, whole genome shotgun sequence genome, GACAGAGGAGAAGTGGAGTGATCTGTGAATGACCGATATTGTGGAATTGTGTTTAAAGAGCAGCTATCTCGTTTTTGGATGGGTTGCCTCGATTCAGGTATTATGAGCAACGGATTGCATATGAGGATACACGCATAGCTAGTATTGAATAAGACCATATGTTTGAAACTCTTGAAACGCGTAACAGTAAAATGATCACCAATCAGTCCAGAAGATTTGTCTAGAAGGTTGTAATCATATCATGGATTTCTTacatataagttaatttgcCCTTTTGTCTATACCCTTGAAGAAAGATCCTGAGCGCCATTGATGACCTACTAACACCCGTTGTTTACAGCTCGTTTACTGACCCTGCCCATTTCCATTGTtaggaggctgctgctgctgtcccCAGTGCGACTGGCCGTTCTGCTGCGCTTGCATAGACATCAATGCAGCGAAGAATGCCGGGTTGACGTAAGATCCGCCATTGGCAGCATTTTGTTGACCTTGTGCAGCTGGCCACccaggaggaggtggtggaacAGCCGCGGCATTGCCCTGAACAAGTGATTGAGGCCAACCGGGAATTTGGAAGCCAAAGTTGGGCATCGCTGGTGCTGCGCCTTGAGCTGGAGATTGAGCGCCGGCCCATGGGGATGGAGGAGCAGCTTGTTGTGCAGGCTGAGGAGATGCCTGAGGAGGTAGCGAGTAGCCGTCTCTAGGCTGGTTGaagcctcctcttccaccacGTCCAGAACCTCGTCCACGACCTCCACGCCCTCGAGAATCGCCACGCCGCCCTCCTCGCTGGTGAAAGTTTCTGCTTGATGGAGGCTCGTAGGCCTCTGTTGTAGAGGGGCCGGAACCATAACCGGGTGGTCGTGCGAGGGGCTTATAGGGaccgtcatcttcgtcgtcgtagTTGAGGCCTCCGTCCGGTCGAGATTCTTGTCGCAGAGGATGAGGCTCCTTGCCTCCCCTGGCGGGGTCTTTCTTCCACTtatacttcttcttctgcttgatCGCTCGCTTATACTCGGCCTCCTTCTCATCGTCCGAGAACTCCATCTCGTCATCGCCGACTTCCTCATCGTGAAGGTTACTGGCGTCTGAGCCCTTCATGTTCTTCAATGGCTCGGTAAAGACATACGCAGCGTGGTCGGTAGGGTAGTAGACTGTTTGGCCGACCTCGAGTCCCAGACTTTTGATGTCCTCGTCTGATGTGAAGCGCACGGTATACATAGGCTGCAGAACCTTTCCGATCGTATCTGCAATCGCACCGATGACTACTCGCTCAGCTGTGCAGAGCACGGATCCGGAATCGAGAACCTGGTACTCGCCAGGCGTGAATGCCTTGATCAACATCATGTTCTCCACAATGTGCTCGATAGCTCCCAGCTCTTCGACCTTCATCTCAGGTGTAATTATAACATCAGGCTTGGGAATTACTTCTTCGGGAATCTCATTCTTTGTCCGGACCTGGGTGGTTCTTGTACCAGAAGCTCCTCGATCGCCCTCATCATCGGATCCTCCCTCAGCCTGCATGAGCAAGCGTGCGGTCTCTTCAACGCCCAAAAGTTCGTAACCTTCGTTGTCGTCGGAGTCCTCGTCGGAGGAATCAGAGCTGCTTGATTCTGAGGATGATTCGTACGGAGAAGAGTCGACTTCCCATTCGGGGTTATCGCCCTGGTCGTTCTGAAGTGGTACGGTCTCGGAGGTGTTCTCTGTAGGAGCTAGTTGTGCAGCTGGAGTTGGGTTTAGACCGCCGATGGCGGCCTCGAGGGCACTTGTGAGAGAAGGAGGGCTTTCGGGTTGATCAACTGCCATGGCATCTGAGTCTGCGACTGGTGTGGGCTCAGTTTGAGAGGGCTTGGCCTTGGTAGCAGCAGGTGCTGAAGGCTGGTCTTTGGAGTTGTTGGGAGCAGCGTCCGTGATGTCGGTATCTTGAACGCTTGCGGCAGCAGCAAGGACATCGACGGGCATCGGCGGAAGAGTCTCGTTGGGTTTGGCCTGGCCGAGGCCGGGGATTTGAAAACCAGACATGTTTATTGCGGCcgctttattatatagtgtCTTGAATAAAATGGTAGATGTAATATTACTCTTGGCTCATTGGAGATAGACGAGAGGGTAAAAATCAGAAGACAGATTTGAATGCGACGAGCGCAAAAGTTAAGATGAAGAAAAGCAGAAAGTTTCAGAGCGCCTCTTGCTCATGGGTAAAAGACCCTTCCATGCTAGCGCTAGCAAGAAAAAATCAAGGTGAACGATAAAGTGGACCCGGGCTCCCGGCGCTAGTACCCCACAACACATGCTTCACCGTCGGTGAGCCACGCGCCTCGGTTAAGCCTTAAAAGGCACCTGCTCTAATAAAATGTTAGTGCTAGTGCTAGTGTTAAGTGGTTAGTGCTGTAACAGGCCCCTTCCCCAACTGTTGAAGGAGGAAGCTCCAAATTCCATACCCACCCACATCTTGTCTacccactcactcactatgACATGACGACAACATTCCTTTCCTTATaaaccatcatcaactcacGTCGAAATCGAGGTCGACAGCAACGATGGCTCCTGGTACAGCTCAGCAGTCGCAACAGCGGCAGTTTGTGCATCCAACTGCCAGTCATGCCAAGAAAAAGTATGTAGAATGCTTATTTCATGCCACTTTGAGAGCTCTACTGACCATGTCTCTCTCTATTTAGAGCTCCAAGCGCATATTCTATGCAACCGATTTCCGCCTTCTACTGGTTCTTCGGTGCCGCTCTCGTGTCCGCCTGGTTCGCCCCGATTCAAGATTGCGATGAGACGTTCAATTACTGGGAACCGACTCACTACCTGTCCCATGGTTACGGTCTTCAGACGTGGGAATATTCTCCAGACTATGCTATCCGCAGCTGGCTCTACATCGCCTTCCACGCCATTGTCGGCAATGTGCGCCGTATATTTCCTCACTCGAATAAGGTGGGTTGCATACGATGAAATATACAAGAGAGGTCCATTGACGCCGAATCTTCAGGTTGCCGAGTTCTACTTCGTGCGGTTTGGGCTAGCTTTTGTGTGCGCCATTACTCAGACGATCCTTTTCATGGTCACCAGCACAACACTCAACAGCCGAATtggccttttcttcctcatcgcgaCCGTTGCCAGCCCCGGAAACTTCCATGCAAGCACTGCTTACCTTCCATCGAGCTTTGCAATGTACCTGGTCACTGTGGGAGCTGCAGCTTTTATGAACTGGCGAGGTGGTCTCAAGACTTCTCAGGGTATGTTTTggtttgctgctgctggaattCT contains:
- a CDS encoding hypothetical protein (BUSCO:EOG09263G4R), with protein sequence MSGFQIPGLGQAKPNETLPPMPVDVLAAAASVQDTDITDAAPNNSKDQPSAPAATKAKPSQTEPTPVADSDAMAVDQPESPPSLTSALEAAIGGLNPTPAAQLAPTENTSETVPLQNDQGDNPEWEVDSSPYESSSESSSSDSSDEDSDDNEGYELLGVEETARLLMQAEGGSDDEGDRGASGTRTTQVRTKNEIPEEVIPKPDVIITPEMKVEELGAIEHIVENMMLIKAFTPGEYQVLDSGSVLCTAERVVIGAIADTIGKVLQPMYTVRFTSDEDIKSLGLEVGQTVYYPTDHAAYVFTEPLKNMKGSDASNLHDEEVGDDEMEFSDDEKEAEYKRAIKQKKKYKWKKDPARGGKEPHPLRQESRPDGGLNYDDEDDGPYKPLARPPGYGSGPSTTEAYEPPSSRNFHQRGGRRGDSRGRGGRGRGSGRGGRGGFNQPRDGYSLPPQASPQPAQQAAPPSPWAGAQSPAQGAAPAMPNFGFQIPGWPQSLVQGNAAAVPPPPPGWPAAQGQQNAANGGSYVNPAFFAALMSMQAQQNGQSHWGQQQQPPNNGNGQGQ